The following coding sequences lie in one Apium graveolens cultivar Ventura chromosome 3, ASM990537v1, whole genome shotgun sequence genomic window:
- the LOC141711662 gene encoding uncharacterized protein LOC141711662 produces the protein MARLTEEQLINEVMHLHSLYRQGPPTPNPNPPFPDPNPPFSNPNFTPNFPIFNPNPSSIHPITHPIQPISNPNYTPHRPIFNSNPYSVYPISNPIRSPVFNPNPNSIYQNNSSSIQILRPDYVSKTHVMNRDHGFVVPTIARPDLHCFTQMQISNESVSSVCSYVPRNVEGVNNGNLNKKLSRLSIGTKPKKKKKKKGKKGVGSTDEAKKWPTISENEWPCNPIPEPTAEWPELKLKPVVERVLTEEENARLVASKAQQKALDAAREMFRENMDSDEEVGDYVSSDDDEDDVNDEDECEELKFFSKVFMEDSELRRYYEKNCESGEFSCLVCVGIGQKVGKKFKDCVALVQHSITIAKTKKRQAHRALGKVICKVLGWEIQKLPSINLPKISDAEGNSPRDPKEVVHDKNDSVSEVLPDTAVILTTVGSELMICEDSLVPSDGNGSVDTFLNDIPITPKK, from the exons ATGGCTCGCTTAACTGAAGAACAGCTTATTAATGAGGTAATGCATCTCCATTCTCTCTATCGTCAAGGCCCTCCTACTCCAAACCCTAATCCCCCATTTCCAGACCCTAATCCCCCTTTTTCAAACCCTAATTTTACCCCCAATTTTCCAATTTTCAACCCTAATCCCAGTTCAATTCACCCAATTACCCACCCAATTCAGCCAATTTCGAACCCTAATTATACCCCCCATCGCCCCATTTTCAATTCTAACCCTTATTCGGTTTACCCAATTTCAAACCCTATTCGGAGCCCCGTTTTCAACCCTAACCCGAATAGCATTTACCAGAATAATAGTTCATCAATTCAAATTTTGAGGCCTGATTATGTTTCTAAGACCCACGTTATGAATCGTGATCATGGTTTTGTTGTACCAACTATTGCACGTCCTGATTTACATTGTTTTACGCAAATGCAAATATCGAATGAGAGTGTTTCTAGTGTGTGTTCTTATGTGCCAAGAAATGTGGAAGGTGTGAATAATGGTAATTTGAATAAAAAGCTTAGTAGACTTTCTATTGGGACGAAAccgaaaaagaagaagaaaaagaagggTAAAAAGGGTGTCGGTAGTACTGATGAAGCGAAGAAATGGCCTACGATATCTGAGAATGAGTGGCCTTGTAATCCGATCCCTGAACCTACTGCTGAATGGCCCGAGTTGAAGCTGAAGCCGGTAGTGGAGAGAGTACTTACGGAAGAGGAGAATGCTAGGTTGGTTGCGAGTAAGGCGCAGCAAAAGGCTTTGGATGCTGCAAGGGAAATGTTTCGGGAGAATATGGATAGTGATGAGGAGGTTGGTGATTATGTGTCGTcggatgatgatgaagatgatgtAAATGATGAGGATGAGTGTGAAGAGCTCAAGTTTTTCTCGAAAGTTTTTATGGAGGATAGTGAACTGAGGCGTTACTATGAGAAGAATTGTGAGAGTGGCGAGTTTAGTTGTTTGGTCTGTGTTGGTATTGGGCAGAAGGTGGGGAAGAAGTTTAAGGATTGTGTGGCGCTTGTGCAGCATTCAATCACTATAGCCAAGACGAAGAAGAGGCAAGCTCATAGAGCATTGGGGAAAGTTATTTGCAAGGTTCTTGGATGGGAAATTCAGAAGCTTCCTTCTATTAACTTGCCGAAAATTAGTGATGCAGAG GGTAACAGCCCTCGTGATCCTAAGGAGGTAGTCCATGATAAGAATGACAGTGTTAGTGAAGTTTTACCTGATACTGCTGTGATCTTAACGACTGTTGGTTCTGAATTGATGATTTGTGAG GATTCATTGGTGCCCTCTGATGGTAATGGAAGTGTAGATACTTTTCTGAATGATATTCCGATTACTCCAAAGAAATGA
- the LOC141713866 gene encoding uncharacterized protein LOC141713866: MSEFNGKGDPEDHCEKYELLMVGMGHNYIMLCKMFKTYLKGFASMWYKSLKPRSIGSYEQLKMKFLKYYSHLCRKAKDTEALVHCRQRANEELGDYLARFKEEAGMVTNLDKIKVMGFLTAGLDPYKGKKLRSSLYDFPPKSLNDLYVRGENIHRKMENIEGYKDSRRDDRSKRADRYKGSRSGSDRRDSRKEGRKETDHGAERRRDRDSAVFTPLNAPISKILHEIKGKPGFVCPAKMKVPNHKKNPDKYCDYHRDKGHNTDESYHLKKLIERMIKDGELNRFIRDLRDRLGPKENQEEEVEADEPERRDMIRGEVKTISGETSWIRIGR; encoded by the coding sequence ATGAGCGAGTTCAATGGGAAAGGAGACCCCGAGGACCACTGTGAAAAATATGAACTCCTAATGGTTGGGATGGGCCACAATTATATTATGTTGTGCAAAATGTTCAAGACTTATCTCAAAGGGTTTGCGTCGATGTGGTACAAGTCCCTAAAACCTCGGTCCATTGGGTCCTACGAGCAGTTGAAGATGAAGTTTTTGAAGTATTACTCGCACCTATGCCGAAAGGCGAAGGATACTGAAGCCCTGGTCCACTGCAGACAGAGGGCGAATGAAGAGCTGGGGGATTATCTCGCTCGATTCAAGGAAGAAGCGGGGATGGTCACTAACCTGGACAAAATCAAAGTAATGGGCTTCCTAACGGCGGGGTTGGACCCCTATAAAGGTAAAAAACTTCGCTCATCTCTTTACGATTTTCCCCCGAAATCCCTGAATGATTTATATGTAAGAGGCGAGAATATTCACCGAAAGATGGAAAATATTGAGGGGTATAAAGATTCAAGAAGAGACGACCGATCAAAGCGAGCCGACAGATATAAAGGCTCAAGATCAGGCTCTGACCGAAGGGATAGCAGGAAAGAAGGAAGGAAAGAAACGGATCATGGGGCCGAACGGCGACGAGATAGAGATTCAGCCGTATTCACCCCTTTGAATGCGCCGatctccaagattctccatgaGATCAAGGGTAAACCCGGATTTGTGTGCCCCGCCAAAATGAAGGTCCCAAACCACAAGAAGAACCCTGATAAATACTGCGACTATCACAGGGACAAGGGGCATAACACCGATGAGAGCTATCACCTCAAAAAGCTCATTGAGCGCATGATCAAAGACGGCGAGCTTAATCGGTTCATCCGAGATCTGAGAGATAGGTTGGGGCCGAAGGAGAACCAAGAGGAGGAGGTAGAGGCCGATGAGCCAGAGCGAAGGGACATGATAAGGGGCGAAGTAAAAACTATATCTGGGGAAACATCCTGGATAAGGATAGGAAGAtag